From Coffea arabica cultivar ET-39 chromosome 2e, Coffea Arabica ET-39 HiFi, whole genome shotgun sequence, the proteins below share one genomic window:
- the LOC113730149 gene encoding probable rRNA-processing protein EBP2 homolog, translating to MLDEENINDLGMEDPDNEVIDSEPESEEDEDVKLAEPSKTAVNNRDGLLDKLGDISWPENVGWIHKLSVDIDREQEVDVNDDLTRELAFYTQALEGTRQAFLEFQSMGIPFLRPSDYYAEMVKSDTHMEKVKGRLLAEKRKIEESEERRKARENKKIAKEVQAQKLKERAKQKKEEIESVKKWRKNRQHSGFAGGDKDGDLDFAFEDGKAFERSSKKQPGVAPGDRSGGKAGKGGGRRGMKGPDKNRKNREFRNSKFGYGGRKGPNKQNTSETTSDIRGFNGNFSGRKRKR from the coding sequence ATGCTGGACGAGGAAAATATCAATGATCTTGGAATGGAGGATCCCGATAATGAAGTCATTGATTCAGAACCAGAGtcagaagaagatgaagatgtGAAGTTGGCTGAACCTTCAAAGACTGCTGTAAACAACAGGGACGGTTTGCTTGATAAACTGGGAGATATAAGTTGGCCTGAAAATGTGGGTTGGATACACAAGCTTTCGGTAGACATTGACAGGGAGCAAGAGGTGGACGTTAACGATGACTTGACGCGGGAGCTTGCTTTCTATACGCAGGCATTGGAGGGCACAAGGCAGGCCTTTCTGGAGTTTCAGTCAATGGGGATACCTTTCTTGAGGCCATCTGACTACTATGCTGAGATGGTCAAATCTGATACTCACATGGAGAAAGTTAAGGGTCGTCTGTTggcagagaaaagaaagattgaGGAGAGTGAGGAGAGAAGGAAGGCAAGGGAGAACAAGAAAATAGCCAAAGAGGTACAGGCACAGAAGCTCAAGGAGCGGGCTAAGCAAAAGAAGGAAGAGATAGAGTCTGTTAAGAAGTGGAGGAAAAATAGGCAGCACAGTGGCTTTGCAGGTGGTGACAAAGACGGTGACTTGGATTTTGCTTTTGAAGATGGAAAGGCATTTGAGCGATCAAGTAAGAAACAGCCCGGGGTGGCTCCAGGAGACCGTTCTGGAGGGAAGGCAGGGAAAGGTGGTGGTAGAAGGGGGATGAAAGGGCCAGATAAAAATAGAAAGAATAGGGAATTCAGGAACTCCAAGTTTGGTTATGGAGGAAGGAAAGGCCCAAATAAGCAGAACACTTCTGAGACTACAAGTGATATAAGAGGCTTCAACGGTAATTTTTCAGGTAGGAAAAGGAAGAGGTGA